The following proteins come from a genomic window of Natronosalvus vescus:
- a CDS encoding PHP domain-containing protein, with product MFAVDLHAHTRFFHGHRALGDRFDPIGVSLLARVASWRDLDGVATTNHDYYTPFDRDEGGAIPGSGTTIIPGIEVSTTHGHVLVVGPDPPRETVPLEYTPAEAVEMAHGRGCVAIVAHPFRNSTVATLDEVPFDAIEINGKHPRTQPLVERLARERDLPLVAGSDAHYPFEVGRAYTRIDADELTPESVVSAIRDGRVDVRIARRPVDRLLRRGYRAVHRRKHPGDVFGEGAPGVGRPPEPEPES from the coding sequence ATGTTCGCCGTGGATCTGCACGCACACACCCGCTTTTTCCACGGACATCGGGCGCTCGGCGACCGATTCGATCCGATCGGGGTGAGTCTCCTCGCCCGCGTCGCATCCTGGCGCGACCTCGACGGCGTCGCAACGACCAATCACGACTACTACACGCCGTTCGACCGCGACGAGGGGGGTGCCATCCCTGGGAGCGGGACGACCATCATCCCCGGCATCGAGGTGTCGACAACCCACGGCCACGTCCTCGTCGTCGGTCCCGACCCGCCGCGGGAAACGGTTCCGCTCGAGTACACGCCCGCGGAAGCGGTCGAGATGGCCCACGGCCGCGGGTGTGTCGCGATCGTCGCCCACCCGTTCCGGAACAGCACGGTCGCGACGCTGGACGAGGTTCCGTTCGACGCCATCGAGATCAACGGCAAACACCCCAGAACACAACCGCTCGTCGAACGGCTCGCCAGGGAGCGCGATTTGCCACTCGTTGCCGGCAGCGACGCCCACTACCCGTTTGAGGTCGGGCGGGCGTATACGCGCATCGACGCCGACGAGTTGACGCCCGAATCGGTCGTCTCCGCGATCAGGGACGGCCGCGTCGACGTCCGCATTGCGCGACGGCCGGTCGACCGACTCCTTCGACGCGGATACCGTGCGGTGCACCGTCGGAAACATCCGGGCGACGTATTCGGCGAGGGGGCACCAGGCGTCGGGCGGCCGCCAGAACCCGAGCCCGAGTCGTGA
- a CDS encoding diacylglycerol/lipid kinase family protein translates to MVSHQAGERAIRSDGSGSSSEPKPESESKPAPDSVVICNPTSGSEDHLERVHLLAANHGWPIRVTETAGDAREFAREAAEGGLTRVVAVGGDGTVNEVVDGLLSAAVDGWPTLVIAPAGTGNNTASNLGIESVEDAFRLAEDGERRQIDLGVANGRAFINSCIGGLTAEASLETSAASKRRLGILAYVVKTIETAATFDPPTLRVTLEDDDASTAAIWEGAVALAFVGNCRRFTAGRAAQAHAEDGLLEVTLVENGSTPAVLGDAALEQLFDRDAAHIVHHRVPTVTLERVGQKPITYSLDGEVLETDQLTLETVPASVPVVVGEGYRPDPDVSMGDESSELEGGS, encoded by the coding sequence ATGGTCTCCCACCAGGCTGGCGAACGAGCGATTCGTTCGGACGGGTCGGGGTCGTCTTCGGAGCCGAAACCGGAGTCGGAATCGAAGCCGGCACCGGACTCGGTCGTGATCTGCAACCCGACCAGCGGGAGCGAGGATCACCTCGAGCGGGTACACCTGCTGGCGGCGAATCACGGGTGGCCGATCCGGGTGACGGAGACGGCGGGTGACGCCCGGGAATTTGCCCGAGAGGCGGCGGAAGGTGGGTTGACTCGCGTGGTCGCCGTCGGCGGCGACGGTACCGTGAACGAGGTGGTCGACGGATTGCTTTCGGCGGCAGTCGATGGGTGGCCGACGCTCGTGATTGCGCCAGCAGGAACGGGAAACAACACCGCGTCGAACCTCGGGATCGAGAGCGTCGAGGACGCGTTCAGGCTCGCCGAGGACGGGGAGCGTCGGCAGATTGACCTTGGTGTCGCCAACGGTCGGGCCTTCATCAACTCCTGTATCGGCGGACTCACGGCCGAAGCGAGCCTCGAGACCTCGGCGGCGAGCAAGCGGCGACTGGGTATCCTCGCCTACGTCGTCAAGACGATCGAAACGGCGGCGACCTTCGACCCGCCGACGCTCCGAGTGACCCTCGAGGACGACGACGCGAGTACGGCAGCCATCTGGGAGGGCGCGGTCGCACTCGCGTTCGTCGGAAACTGTCGGCGGTTCACGGCCGGACGCGCTGCACAGGCCCACGCCGAGGACGGTCTGCTCGAGGTGACGCTGGTCGAGAACGGATCGACGCCCGCGGTACTCGGCGATGCCGCACTCGAGCAACTTTTCGACCGGGATGCAGCCCACATCGTCCACCACCGCGTCCCGACGGTGACACTCGAACGGGTGGGACAGAAGCCGATCACTTACAGTCTCGACGGCGAGGTGCTCGAGACGGATCAACTCACGCTCGAGACCGTTCCTGCGTCGGTGCCGGTGGTCGTCGGTGAGGGATATCGGCCCGACCCCGACGTGTCGATGGGCGACGAGTCGAGCGAACTCGAGGGAGGGTCGTAG
- a CDS encoding NUDIX hydrolase: MDETPESGELPHKNAAQDVIAVDADDTELGVVNRLEAHTGEGTRHRAFTSLVFDQDDNILLAQRAPGKRLWGTYWDGTVASHPVQGQSQEDATRQRLEEELGITPDQYEELRLTDRFEYKRYFENAGVEHEVCAVLKTTLHDTRLDPDEEEVAGLMWVPYERLHTHPEWYRQLRLCPWFEIAMRRDVR; this comes from the coding sequence ATGGACGAGACTCCGGAATCGGGCGAACTTCCCCACAAGAACGCGGCACAGGACGTCATCGCGGTCGACGCCGACGACACCGAACTCGGCGTGGTCAATCGCCTCGAGGCGCACACCGGCGAGGGGACGCGCCATCGGGCGTTCACGTCGCTCGTGTTCGACCAGGACGACAACATCCTGCTCGCCCAGCGTGCACCCGGCAAGCGGCTGTGGGGCACCTACTGGGACGGGACGGTCGCCTCCCACCCCGTCCAGGGCCAGAGCCAGGAGGATGCGACCCGCCAACGTCTCGAGGAGGAGCTGGGTATCACGCCGGATCAATACGAGGAGCTTCGGTTGACCGACCGATTCGAGTACAAACGCTACTTCGAAAACGCCGGTGTCGAACACGAGGTGTGTGCCGTCCTCAAGACGACCCTCCACGATACGAGACTCGACCCCGACGAAGAGGAGGTTGCGGGGCTCATGTGGGTGCCCTACGAGCGGCTCCACACCCACCCGGAGTGGTACCGACAGCTCCGGCTCTGCCCGTGGTTCGAGATCGCGATGCGACGGGACGTCCGATGA
- the purS gene encoding phosphoribosylformylglycinamidine synthase subunit PurS yields MTAYTATVTVRLKHGVLDPEAETTRRSLERLGFELEALRSADRFEIDLEADSADAAADSVEEMAERLLANPTIHDYDVEVDER; encoded by the coding sequence ATGACCGCCTACACCGCCACGGTGACCGTCCGACTCAAGCACGGTGTGCTCGACCCCGAGGCCGAAACCACGCGCCGTTCGCTCGAGCGTCTTGGCTTCGAGCTCGAGGCCCTGCGTTCGGCCGACCGCTTCGAGATCGATCTCGAGGCGGACTCTGCGGATGCGGCCGCCGACAGCGTCGAGGAGATGGCCGAACGACTGCTCGCGAACCCGACCATCCACGACTACGACGTGGAGGTCGACGAGCGGTAG
- the purQ gene encoding phosphoribosylformylglycinamidine synthase I, with the protein MAVSIIRFGGSNCDRDAARALEHLSIDAEIVWHEDGLPEDVSGIVLPGGFSYGDYLRAGAMAAHSPILEEVREAAAHGVPVLGICNGAQIGCESGLTEGAFTTNESARFQCEHVYLRVERTDTPWTAAFEEGEVIEIPIAHGEGRFEIDDDHLTRLETDGRVLFRYCDLDGELTEAANPNGSKHNVAGVLGETDTVAVMMPHPERATLPDVGGTDGQAILRGFERAVNAD; encoded by the coding sequence ATGGCAGTCTCGATAATTCGATTCGGCGGCTCGAACTGCGACCGCGACGCCGCGCGCGCCCTCGAGCACCTCTCGATCGACGCCGAAATCGTCTGGCACGAAGACGGCCTCCCCGAGGACGTGTCGGGTATCGTCCTCCCCGGCGGCTTCTCCTACGGTGACTACCTCCGCGCAGGCGCGATGGCTGCCCATTCACCGATCCTCGAGGAGGTACGGGAGGCGGCCGCCCACGGGGTGCCGGTGCTCGGCATCTGTAACGGCGCCCAGATCGGCTGTGAGTCTGGGCTTACCGAGGGCGCGTTCACTACGAACGAGAGCGCCCGGTTCCAGTGTGAACACGTATACCTCCGCGTCGAGCGAACGGATACGCCCTGGACGGCCGCGTTCGAGGAGGGCGAGGTAATCGAGATCCCGATCGCTCACGGTGAAGGTCGCTTCGAGATCGACGACGACCACCTCACCCGACTCGAGACCGACGGTCGCGTGCTCTTTCGGTACTGCGACCTGGATGGGGAACTGACGGAGGCGGCGAATCCGAACGGCTCGAAACACAACGTCGCCGGCGTCCTCGGCGAGACCGACACCGTGGCCGTGATGATGCCCCACCCGGAGCGGGCGACGCTCCCCGACGTCGGTGGAACGGACGGCCAGGCGATTCTCCGCGGGTTCGAGCGCGCTGTGAACGCGGACTAA
- a CDS encoding PAS domain S-box protein, giving the protein MGESTYVVYVDPGRPERIVSIGDEIGFVVDHVTERTDCLERLETADCVVTEYDLDTPGTTGLELCQAIRERRPDLPVLIYTASGSEAVAGEAIAMGAAGYVPKSQGVNTLVTRILEVVVDGRARSVAGSRSASTLANSEPDSDAEPDTDAASGTVFEAGDPHLERLVDQSPVAIIEWTLDFEVRRWNGKATDLFGYEREEALGTRGTELLVPADGRDAFSTWWEEWLSGTPTSSHGISRNVHKSGLEFRCEWYSSPLVDDTGTVRSVLSFVRDATTEFRRSAALETLQTATRKLMQTSSVDDIGDIVIEATDEIVDGALAGVRIYDEESDTLEAIATSKRLQQATDEIPPIEPGNGTLWNVYATGTHDVIEDASVVRVPYDIDDEVGNAVIHPLGTYGLLSVASSGATKLEDVDINLIQLLAATAEAALERAERERELERAKTLVETVGDSMYAIDTDGRFVMVNDTLSETTGYDRERLLGEHASLILTDDSLARSRREVGRLIDGDADTVATYDVDVVTADGDRIPCEVNTTLLETEGEKARTVGIVRDVSDRKLMERELSDRRAKMEKLHEIASRLDECENPQQVYDLTVETAEDVLEFDVCVFDTVQGEYLVTEAVSSTIHDEGYSNRTSIYGGIAGKTHRHGRTYRAADLRSDDDADPEQDAYRAVLSVPVGDRGVFQAVSTDIGAFDSDDQELTELLLSHVSDTLDRLAFESQLKEERDRFVALFENVPDAVVSTQQTDRGPVVERLNPAFERIFGYDGDDLSGELLDPFVVPSDQTEAATEINRRGNQGEPIEAEVKRRTTNGLRDFMMRVVPIEMHEHSDRAFGLYTDITEQKQRQKRVEILNRVLRHDLRNGMNIINGSAEMLAAAVDDEADKQFAEAIQERASELISLAEKTRAVERTLDRDDAAMGPIDVVERLEAAIDRIEREYPRVNISIFESIPDRIHARADEMVEDAIYHVLENAIEHSDRDEPTVEVALAEEDGDEEMVVVTVVDDGPGIPDDERALLQEDEEITQLRHASGLGLWLVNWVVTQSGGQLTFQENEPRGTVVRMALPTAEMPTHSSALDGTAASD; this is encoded by the coding sequence ATGGGAGAGTCCACCTACGTCGTCTACGTCGACCCCGGCCGTCCGGAGCGGATCGTCTCGATCGGTGACGAGATCGGGTTTGTGGTCGACCACGTCACCGAACGAACCGACTGCCTCGAGCGTCTCGAGACGGCGGATTGCGTCGTCACGGAGTACGACCTGGACACGCCGGGGACGACCGGTCTCGAGCTCTGTCAGGCGATCCGGGAGCGCCGACCCGACCTGCCGGTACTCATCTACACCGCCAGCGGGAGCGAAGCGGTGGCTGGAGAGGCCATCGCCATGGGTGCAGCGGGGTACGTCCCGAAGTCCCAGGGCGTCAACACGCTCGTCACGCGGATCCTCGAGGTGGTGGTCGATGGTCGAGCCCGTTCGGTGGCCGGATCACGTTCGGCTTCGACGCTGGCCAATTCCGAACCCGACTCCGACGCTGAGCCCGACACCGACGCTGCCTCCGGAACCGTTTTCGAGGCTGGCGACCCCCACCTCGAGCGGCTCGTCGATCAGTCACCGGTCGCCATCATCGAGTGGACGCTGGATTTCGAGGTGCGTCGGTGGAACGGGAAAGCGACCGACCTGTTCGGATACGAACGCGAGGAGGCGCTCGGTACCAGGGGAACCGAGTTACTCGTCCCGGCCGACGGTCGAGACGCCTTCTCGACGTGGTGGGAGGAGTGGCTGTCGGGGACGCCGACGAGCAGCCACGGCATTTCTAGAAACGTTCACAAGTCCGGTCTCGAGTTCCGGTGTGAGTGGTACAGTAGCCCGCTGGTCGACGATACTGGCACCGTTCGAAGCGTCCTCTCGTTCGTTCGTGATGCCACGACCGAGTTCAGACGGTCGGCTGCCCTCGAGACGTTACAGACGGCGACCCGAAAACTGATGCAGACGAGTTCGGTCGACGACATCGGCGACATCGTGATCGAGGCAACGGACGAGATTGTCGATGGTGCGCTTGCCGGCGTTCGCATCTACGACGAGGAGAGCGACACGCTAGAGGCCATCGCGACGAGCAAGCGGTTGCAGCAAGCGACCGACGAGATACCGCCGATCGAACCTGGCAACGGGACGCTCTGGAACGTGTATGCTACCGGAACACACGACGTGATCGAGGATGCCTCGGTGGTGCGGGTTCCGTACGATATCGACGACGAGGTCGGTAATGCCGTCATCCATCCACTGGGAACGTATGGATTGTTGTCAGTCGCCTCCTCCGGCGCAACCAAACTCGAGGATGTCGACATAAATCTCATCCAGCTCCTCGCGGCGACCGCCGAAGCCGCACTCGAGCGGGCCGAACGCGAGCGCGAACTCGAGCGGGCGAAAACGCTCGTCGAGACGGTCGGGGACAGCATGTACGCGATCGATACCGACGGCCGTTTCGTCATGGTCAACGACACTCTGTCCGAAACCACCGGCTACGACCGCGAGCGATTGCTCGGCGAGCACGCATCGCTAATCCTGACCGACGACAGCCTCGCTCGGAGCCGACGCGAGGTCGGTCGACTCATCGACGGTGACGCTGACACGGTCGCCACGTACGACGTCGACGTCGTCACCGCCGACGGCGACCGGATCCCGTGTGAGGTCAATACGACGCTTCTCGAGACCGAAGGCGAGAAAGCTCGAACCGTCGGTATCGTCCGCGACGTTAGCGACCGGAAACTGATGGAACGGGAGCTCAGCGACCGACGTGCCAAAATGGAGAAGCTTCACGAAATCGCCTCCAGGCTCGATGAGTGTGAGAACCCACAGCAGGTGTACGATCTGACGGTCGAGACAGCCGAAGACGTTCTCGAGTTCGACGTTTGTGTGTTCGATACCGTCCAGGGAGAGTACCTGGTGACGGAAGCGGTCTCCTCGACGATTCACGACGAGGGGTACTCGAACCGGACGTCCATCTATGGCGGCATCGCCGGGAAAACCCACCGACACGGGCGAACCTATCGGGCCGCCGACCTCCGATCCGATGATGACGCAGATCCCGAACAGGACGCCTACCGCGCCGTACTGAGCGTCCCGGTCGGCGATCGTGGCGTCTTCCAGGCCGTTTCGACAGACATCGGCGCGTTCGACAGCGACGATCAGGAACTCACAGAACTGTTGCTTTCACACGTCTCGGATACGCTCGACCGGCTGGCGTTCGAATCCCAGCTCAAAGAAGAACGCGACCGGTTCGTCGCCCTGTTCGAAAACGTCCCGGACGCCGTCGTCAGCACCCAGCAGACCGACCGTGGGCCGGTCGTCGAGCGCCTGAATCCAGCGTTCGAACGAATCTTCGGATACGACGGTGACGACCTCAGCGGGGAACTGCTCGACCCGTTCGTCGTCCCGAGTGACCAAACCGAAGCGGCGACCGAGATCAACAGACGGGGCAATCAGGGCGAGCCGATCGAAGCCGAAGTCAAACGGCGAACCACCAACGGACTCCGCGATTTCATGATGCGCGTCGTCCCGATCGAGATGCACGAACACTCCGATCGGGCGTTCGGCCTCTATACGGATATCACGGAACAGAAACAGCGCCAGAAACGCGTCGAGATCCTCAACCGCGTCCTGCGCCACGACCTTCGTAACGGGATGAACATCATCAACGGCTCCGCAGAGATGCTCGCTGCGGCCGTCGACGACGAGGCGGATAAACAGTTCGCGGAGGCGATTCAAGAGCGGGCGTCCGAACTCATCAGCCTCGCCGAAAAAACCCGCGCGGTCGAACGAACGCTCGATCGCGACGACGCAGCGATGGGGCCGATCGACGTCGTCGAGCGTCTCGAGGCCGCCATCGATCGCATCGAGAGGGAGTATCCGAGGGTCAACATCTCCATCTTCGAGTCGATCCCGGATCGGATTCATGCCCGGGCCGACGAAATGGTCGAGGACGCGATCTATCACGTCCTCGAGAACGCGATCGAACACAGCGACCGGGACGAGCCGACGGTCGAGGTTGCACTCGCGGAGGAAGACGGTGACGAGGAGATGGTCGTCGTCACCGTCGTGGACGACGGCCCGGGCATTCCCGACGATGAGCGGGCGTTGTTGCAAGAAGACGAGGAGATCACCCAGTTGCGCCACGCGAGCGGGCTTGGGCTGTGGCTCGTCAACTGGGTCGTCACCCAGTCGGGCGGTCAGCTGACGTTCCAGGAAAACGAGCCTCGAGGAACCGTCGTCAGGATGGCGCTCCCGACGGCCGAGATGCCAACGCACTCGTCCGCGCTCGACGGCACTGCGGCGAGTGACTAG
- a CDS encoding radical SAM protein, translated as MSQPTPEVYEQGKGMDAHNQVMREIRSRKEKSYDPHQPTRVWLDEDNTPGGVKRSLTIILNTGGCRWARAGGCTMCGYVAESVDGGSVPHGALMDQIQVCLDHEADNADEPAPLIKIYTSGSFLDEREVGADSRRAIAETFGDRERIVLESLPDFVDREKLADFTQYGLQTDVAVGLETATDRVRRDCVNKYFDFEDFEDACAEAVAADAAARDGAADGVALDGASTDDGVADATEVDSDNATGGAGIKAYLLMKPPFLTESEALEDMVDSVERCLAVEGCHTVSMNPCNVQRYTMVDELFFHDGYRPPWLWSVAAVLERTADVDGIVVSDPVGHGTDRGAHNCGECDDLVQKAIKDFDLRQDPTVFEQVSCECEATWEAVLDLETGFNQPLTR; from the coding sequence ATGAGCCAGCCGACGCCCGAGGTCTACGAACAGGGCAAGGGCATGGACGCCCACAACCAGGTGATGCGCGAGATCCGATCGCGCAAAGAGAAGAGCTACGACCCACACCAGCCCACGCGGGTCTGGCTCGACGAGGACAACACGCCCGGCGGCGTCAAGCGGAGCCTGACGATCATCCTGAACACCGGCGGCTGTCGCTGGGCGCGCGCCGGCGGCTGTACGATGTGTGGCTACGTCGCCGAGAGCGTCGACGGAGGGAGCGTTCCCCACGGGGCGCTGATGGATCAGATCCAGGTGTGTCTCGACCACGAGGCCGACAATGCCGACGAGCCGGCCCCACTGATCAAGATCTACACCTCCGGCTCCTTCCTCGACGAACGCGAGGTCGGCGCAGATTCCCGTAGGGCCATCGCCGAAACCTTCGGCGACCGCGAACGGATCGTCCTCGAGTCTCTCCCCGACTTCGTCGACCGCGAGAAGCTCGCCGATTTCACCCAGTACGGCCTCCAGACGGACGTCGCCGTGGGTCTCGAGACGGCGACCGACCGCGTACGTCGTGACTGCGTGAACAAGTACTTCGACTTCGAGGATTTCGAGGACGCCTGTGCAGAGGCCGTGGCAGCGGACGCCGCCGCTCGCGACGGTGCAGCGGATGGTGTCGCTCTCGATGGAGCGAGTACTGACGACGGTGTTGCCGACGCCACTGAAGTCGACTCAGACAACGCAACCGGCGGGGCCGGCATCAAAGCCTACCTCCTGATGAAACCGCCCTTCCTCACCGAGTCCGAAGCACTCGAGGACATGGTCGACTCCGTCGAGCGCTGTCTCGCCGTCGAGGGCTGTCACACCGTCTCGATGAACCCGTGTAACGTCCAGCGCTACACCATGGTCGACGAACTCTTCTTCCACGATGGCTACCGCCCGCCCTGGCTCTGGTCGGTCGCCGCGGTGCTCGAGCGAACCGCAGACGTCGACGGCATCGTCGTCTCCGACCCTGTCGGCCACGGCACCGACCGCGGCGCCCACAACTGCGGGGAGTGTGACGACCTCGTCCAGAAGGCGATCAAGGACTTCGACCTGCGCCAGGATCCGACGGTGTTCGAACAGGTTTCGTGTGAGTGTGAGGCGACCTGGGAGGCCGTCCTCGACCTCGAGACGGGGTTCAATCAACCGCTCACGCGGTAA